Below is a window of Staphylococcus succinus DNA.
TGTTTTTCGCCTTTTCTATCTCGTTTTGCAACCACTTGATCATAGCCATCCATATAGCCCTCTATCATCTGCGGAATCAATTCAGGCGGATGTTGTAAATCGGCATCAATCATAATCACAGCATCACATGTTTTACTATGTTGATATCCTGCAATCATTGCAGACTCCTTACCAAAATTACGGCTAAACGAAATAAATTTTACATGTTGATCCTTCGTAGCTATATCTTGAATATAATTTATCGTCTTATCTTTACTACCATCATCTACAAACAATAAGTCATAATTATATTGATGTTTTTGACTATCTTTGGACAATATTGCTTTTAAGCGTTGATAAGTCTTTAATACTACTTCACCTTCATTATAGCAAGGCACTACTACTCTTATTTGCATACCTAAACACCTTCATTTCAGTTACTTCAAATTCACTTTACCAATTTTCACCGTTATTATGCTATTGTAATCAATTATATTTACTCAATCTTTATATTGCCTTAATATTCATGAATAAAACTTAATCTCTACATAAACTTTTTAAAATACAGCATAATATTTCACGCATGCTATTTGGTATTAAAATGCTGGAACTTTTCTTTTTAGTATTACAAAACCTAATAGTATATAAACTCTTTTGTAAAAATTTTATAACGGATTGTAACTAATTCACTATAAAATTATAAAATGTAACTTAAGCTTATCAATTTTCGCTGTCATTTCAAAATAAAAACCATTATTTCAGCAACTAAAAAGACTGTCTATTCCATATTTTATGAATAGACAGTCCTTGTTATATATATAAATTAAGTTATTTTAAAGTACCTATTCTTACATTCTCTGGATCATTACCTTGGCGGTCGCCCCTATCTAAACTATCAATTTCTGCGATATCCGTTAATTCTAAATTAAAGTCAAAAATATCATAATTTTCTCTAATACGTTCTGGTGTTTTAGATTTAGGAATAATGAGGCGATTGTGTGCTAAATGCCAACGCAATACAATTTGCGCAGGTGTTTTATCATATCGACTAGCCATATCAGTTATAAGTTTATGCTCTAACAGTCCTTTGTTTCTCATTAATGGCATCCAAGCTGTTACAGCAATATCATGTTTATCACAAAAGTCTTGCAGTTCTTGTTGATTAAAATATGGATGTACTTCAATTTGATTAACAGCCGGCACTACATCCGTTTCTTCCATTAATTTCTCTAAATGATGTTTATTAAAATTACATACACCAATAGCACGAATCTTGCCGTCTTCATATAATTTTTCCATCGCTTTATAACTTTCAATAAATAAACCATCAGCTTCACATGGCCAGTGAATTAGGAATAAATCTAAATAATCTGTGCCTAAGTTCTCTAATGATTTTGTGAAAAATTCGATAGTTTGATCATATCCTTGGTAATCATTCCATAACTTAGATGTTATAAATAAATCTTCACGTTCTACGTCAGACTTTTTCAAAGCATTTCCTAAAGCGATTTCGTTTTTATAAAAATATGCAGTATCGAATGCACGATATCCTACTTCCAAAGCAGTTTCTACAGCAATATCCATTTCTTCTTCTGAAATTTTATATACTCCAAGTCCAACTTTTGGCATAGGGTAACTATTATTTAAATAATATGTATCATTAATCATGGTGATGCCCCTTTCAACACATTTAATTTTATTTCTAAGGTATTATATAATATTCTAATACGCTTTTCATGAAAAATATACTATACTGCCTTGTTATACATTAAATTGGATCATAGTCACACAATTATATTTCATCTTATACTGATAACCCCATTTCCCCCTCTCCTCTAATAATAATATTCATATTCTAGAGCAGCATTTATACCTCATACATAAAAAAACACCCTATCGGACTATTAGTATCAACAGTTCATAGGGTGTAAGTATCATTTAATTATTTATCGTTATCTTCTTCATCTTCGTCTTCTTCAAGTGTTGGACGCGTATCATTATATTCAAATTTTAATATTACATTGATGATTTGATGATTATCAATTTCTGAAATAACCCAACGATCATATTCAGTATCTACAAAATCATTTTGTTGTAAATTTGTATTATGTGCTTGTAACCAACCACCGATTGTATCAATATCATCAGAATCAACAAATTCAATACCAAACTGATCATTTAAATCATCAAGCAACACACGACCATTAATTTGATATTTATTGTCACTTAATTTGACAACATCATTAACTTCATCATCATCAAATTCATCACGAATTTCACCGACAATTTCTTCTAAAATATCTTCCATAGTTAAAATACCGGCTGTACCACCGTACTCATCGATAATAAGACTGATGTGCACGTGTTCACGTTGCATACGGATTAAAGCATCGCTAATACGTGTAGTTTCTGAAATCATAGGTAAGTCATGAATATAGTTACTTACTTTAATTTGCTTACCTGAAGCATATTCTGTTAAAAACTCTTTCACATTTAAAAAGCCTTTCACGTGGTCCTTATCCCCATCTTCTGTAATAGGGTAACGCGTGAATTGATGTTCTTTAATTGTATCTAAAAGTTCATCTACATTAAACGGTTCATTTAACGTAATCATTTGCGTACGTGGGACCATGATATCTTTAGCATGACGTTCATCAAATGAAAAGATATTTTGCATATAAGCTAATTCAGTCTGGTTAATTTCTCCACCGTTATAACTATTGTTGATTATAATCTTAATCTCTTCTTCTGACATTGCATCATTATTAGCATCTGGATCCACCCCAAACATACGTATAATCATACGTGCTGAGCCATTCATCAACCATATTAATGGTTTCATAACGATACCAAAGTAATACAACGGCCTAGAATAAAGTAACGCTAATTTTTCAGTATGTTGAATTGCTAACGTTTTCGGAGCTAACTCGCCAAGTACAACATGTAAATACGTTACAATAATAAATGCAACAATAAATGAAATCGTTGTTGTTAATGCAGCGGGTAAATGAATAGCTTCAAATAATGGATGAAGTAATTTATTAAATGTTGGTTCACCTAACCACCCTAATCCTAAAGATGTCACTGTAATACCTAATTGACATGCGGATAAGTAATAGTCTAAATTTTTCACCATTTTTTTGACTACGCGTGCGCTCCCGTTGCCTTCTGCAGCGAGCTGCTCAATTCTTGTAGTTCTGACTTTCACTAATGCGAATTCCGATCCTACGAATACAGTTGTTAATGCTATTAAAAGAAAAAATATTACTAAGTTCATTATGGTCACTGTTTCCAATTAGTTCCCTATTTCTAGGGATTCACCTCCAAATATTGTGTCACAATAGGTGACGTTTCATAAAATTTTTCGTGCTTCTTCACTATAATGTTATATACTAAATCCTTCCCATTGTAACACCTCCCTAAAAATGCGCATTTCCTTTATCTTATCACACTGTTACCTTGCAATCTATTTTATACTTATTAAAATTTCATTTGTTCAACTAGACATTTAAACGTAAATTTTAATTTGAGTCAACTTTTTGAATTAAATATTTTTTAATAAGTAAAATAAATGATAGTCGCAACACTGTTTTATTATTTTTCAAAATTATGAATTTGTCCTTCTTTAATGGTTGTTTGAACATTGATTTCATCGTCAACGATAACAATATCCGCATCTTTTCCGACTTGCAAACTACCTTTTTGATGATTTATATCTAAAGCAATTGCTTGATTCAAACTAGTTACACGCCAAAGGTGCTCTAATGTATCTCCTGTATATTGAATTAAATTCTTCAAACCTTCATTCATTTTCAAAATACTTCCGGCTAAAGCACCCGTTTCTAAACGTGCTTCCGAACCTTTTACAATCACGTTTTGACCACCCAGATCGTATTCTCCATCAGGCATCCCTTTTGCTCTCATTGCATCAGTAATTAAGAAAAATCGTTTATTTCCTTTTTGTTTATACGCAATTTGAATGGCTGCGGGATGTGCATGTATGCCATCAACGATAAGTTCTGTACTTAGTCCATCATTAGTCCATGCTGCTCCAAACAGTCCCGGATTTCGATGTTCAAAAGGTGTACCCGCATTATATAAATGTGTCACATGCTTTGCACCATTGTTAACTGCCTTATTGGCTTCTTCAAATGTAGCTACTGTATGTCCCATAGAAAAGCGAATCTTATCATGTAGCGCCTTCAATATTTCTTCTGCGCCCTCAACTTCTGGAGCAAACGTGATGACTTTTATTTGATGATTAGCAGTATCCTGAAATTGTCTTATTTTTTCTATAGTAGGTTTCTGAACATATTCAGGATTCTGTGCCCCTACTTTATGTTCAGAAATAAATGGACCTTCTAAATGTATACCGACGATGTCCGCTGTATTTAATTTATCTTGCTGCTGCTGATAATTAACAATATTTTCTAAGGCCTTAGTAATATTCTCATCTGACTGAGTCATTGTCGTAGCCAAGAAACTTGTTGTTCCTTCAGATAATAAAGACTTAGCGAGGTGATTTATACCATCAAATGAGGCATCCATTGCATCTTCGCCATACCCACCATGAATATGGATGTCTATAAATCCGGGTAAAATATGCTGCCCTTTAGCATCGTACTTAGTCAATTTACCTTCGTATATACCTTTACCTACACCAGCGATTTTCCCATCTTTCACAATGATATAACCGCGTTCTATCGTTTCGTATTCCGTATAAATACGTCCATTTTCAATAACATATTCAGTCATTTCCATACCTTCTTTACATTAATTTACTTCAATACAGCCGATTTAATACTTTAACCTTATTTTACCAAACTTCGTTAGCTTATTATATTCAAAAGTGTCTCCTGAATGATTTAAAACTCAAAAAACCAGAAGAATATCTCATTTATTCATGAGTTCCTTCTGGCCTTTATCGTTTGCTTTTAACATCTTGTTTTTATTCGTTCATAGCTTGTGAAGCACGAATTTCATCTTCACTTAATTTCGGTTTCAGTAAGCCATACATAATCGCTGAAACAATTGCGCCTATAATAATTGCGATTAACGATTGTAAGACATGACTAAAATCAGTACCGACAATTACGAAAATACCACCATGTGGGGCTTGAATCGATGAGCCTAATCCTAATGCAATCGCACCTGCAATACCAGACCCTACCATCATTGACGGGATTACTCTTAATGGGTCTGCTGCAGCATATGGAATTGCGCCTTCAGTTATAAAGGATAACCCCATCACATAGTTTGGTACGACAGAACCTCTTTGTTCTTTTGTAAATTTCTTTCTAAAAATTAACATTGCTGTTGCAATCGCAATTGGTGGAACCATACCACCAATCATTGCTGCAGTGATTGGTGCTGCATTACCTTCTGTTAACGCTGCTGTCGCAAATACATACGCAGCTTTATTAAAGGGTCCGCCCATATCGATTGCCATCATAGCACCGATAACTAATCCTAATAACATGATATTTGTTCCAGAAAGACTTTCTAATCCATTAAGCAATAAATTATTTAACCATGATGCTGGTGGGTTTAATACATAAATCATCAATAAACCTGTAATGGCTACTGAGAACACAGGGAAAATTAACGTAGGTTTTAACCCTTCTAATGCTTGAGGTAAACCACTAACCGCTTTCTTAATACCTTGTGTGAGGTAACCTGCTAAGAAACCAGCAAGAATACCACCAATAAATCCTGAATCACCTGAAACTGCCAACATACCTCCGACTAAACCAGCTGCAAAACCTGGTTTATCAGCAATACTACGCGCTATATAACCGGCAAGGATAGGAATAATTAATGCAAAGGCACTTTTGTTTCCAATATTCCAAAGTTGTTCAGCGAATGCGTTATGTTCAGAACTTTTTGGATCAAATGAGTTTGCGCCAAATAAGAACACGATTGCCATTAAAATACCACCGGCAATAACAAGCGGTAACATATTTGAAACACCATTCATTAAGTGTTTGTAAATCGTTTTACCTACACCTTGTTTCTCATTGCTTTCTGCTTGGCTATGATTTTTATTACCACGTGCCACAAAAGCTTTACGTGACGTATCTTGGGCCATATTAATAAGTTCTTCCGGTCGTTTTATACCGTCTGCTACAGGTACTTCTACAACATTTTTACCATCAAAACGATCCGTTTCTACATGTACATCGGCTGCTACAATTACGCCTGAAGCTCGATTAATATCATCCTCGGTAAGATGATTTTTAATGCCTCCAGATCCATTAGTTTCGACCTTAATTTTAACGTTCATTTTTTCAGCTTGTTTCTTCAGTGCATCGCGAGCCATATAAGTATGGGCAATACCAGTTGGACACGCTGTAACCGCTAATACGTAAGGTTCATTTTCATCTGTTGCTGCTGATGTAGTCACAGCTTCTGTTTCCGCTTCTTCCTCTTCAGTTGCTTCGTCATCAGCTTTATCAATAATTTGTAATAATTCTTGTGGTGAAGTTGCATTAAGCAAATCTTTACGAACATTTTCATCCATTAAAACACCGGACAATTTCGCTAAAGCATCCAGATGTGTTTGCGCACCACCTTCTGGCGCTGCAATCATGAAGAAGAGATGTGCAGGTTGCATATCTAAACTTTGATAGTCAACACCTGCTTTTGATTTACCAAAAGCAATGGCAGGGGTCTCTACAGCTGCTACTTTTGCATGTGGTATCGCAATACCTTCTCCGATTCCTGTAGTACTTTGAGATTCTCTATTATGAATAGCTTCTTTAAAACTTGTTAGATCATTAAGTTTCCCAGCTTTGTCTAACTGATTTACTAATTCGTCAATGACACCGTTTTTATCATTTGAAGTAAGGTCCATAGCAATTGTATCTTTTGTTAATAATTCGGTAATTCTCATAGTTATACACTCCCATCTAGTGTCGTAATCATCACTTGTGCTTTAATTTCTTCAATAGCATGTTCTGTGGCTAAGTCATCATTAAACGCTGTCGCTGTTCCCGCTGATACTGCCTGTTTAAATGCATCTTTAATTGTAAGTCCCGTTTCAAGTCCTGCAACCATACCCGCGACAGTACTATCTCCTGAACCAACCGTATTGACTACATGTCCATTAGGCACGATAGCCTTATAACTATGTTTATCATCTACATAGATTGCACCATCACCTCCAAGGGAAATAATCACTGACGTTGCGCCCATCCCTAATATTTCACGCGCATAGTTCATGACTTCTTTATCAGATCGAATCGACGTATTAAACATTACCTCTAATTCGTCTTTATTAGGTTTAATAAATAGCGGCTTGTATTTTAAAACTGTTTCAACTAAATCTTTTTCAGCATCTACAACTAATCTCGCACCAGTTTCTTGAGTAATTTTTGCAATTTGTTCATATGCATCACTTGGTACACTTTTTGGAATACTTCCAGCAACAATAACTATATCTTGGGCTGAAGTATGCTTGATTTGTGTTAACAGTGTTTCGAACTGTTCATTCGTTATTGTAGGGCCCGGAGCGTTAATTTCCGTTTCATTATCTGTTTTTAATTTGACATTAATACGTGTATCTTCAGTCGTTCTTACAAAATTCGTATTAATATCTGCTTGTTGTAATGTGTCTTCAATGAATTGACCTGGAAATCCTCCAGCAAATCCTAACGCTGTAGATTGAATACCTAATGTTTTTAAGACTCTGGATACATTGATACCTTTTCCTCCAGCAAATTTGTAGGTTTCAGTCGCTCGATTTAATCCGCTAAGTTCAAAATCTTTAGCAAACATTATATAGTCAATAGAGGGATTGAAAGTTACTGTATAAATCATAATGTTCCTCCAATAAAATTGTATTTTTCAGCAAAGCATTTAAATGTTGTACTTTCTATGGCCTTTTTTGAAGTTATTAAAGTAATTTCTTCGTTTAACAGCACGTGAGCAAAATATACTTTGTTAAATTTAGAATGATCAACAACTACAAAATTCTGCGCGCCTAATTCCATAGCTTGATTTTTGATAACTGCTTCATGTTCATCTGGCGTTGTTAAGCCATACTTTAAATCAATGCCATTCATTCCGACAAAAACTTTATCAAAACGATAGCGATTTAATGTTTTTATTGCACTCGACCCTACTGTGGCAAAAGTCGTTGATTTAACTTCACCGCCAAGTATAAGTGTTCTTATACCTTGTTTTAACAATTCTTCTACGTGGGTAAGACCATTGGTTACTACAATAATATCTTTAGCCTTAATGTATGGAATAATTTCCAAAGTTGTTGAACCAGCATCTAAGTAAATACAATCATTATCTTCAATTTGACACGCTGCTAGGCGTCCGATTTCTTGCTTTTCTCTGAGGTTGGTACTTCTCTTATCTGCTAAATTAGGTTCTAATACAGATGATTGATTGAGTGTTGCACCACCATGAACTCTTTTTAATTTTCCCATTTGTTGGAGCTTAGATAAATCACGGCGTATAGTTGATGCACTACATCCAGTTCGATCAATAAGCTCTTGTAATGTTAAAAAGTCTTTTTCTGACAGTTCAGTCAATATTACTTCATGACGTTTTTCCGTAATCATTACTTCACCTCATCTCCATGTTATTATAATGTTTCCGCTTTCTTTTTTCAATCACTTTTTCTCAAAAACAATCAAAACCAATCATTTTTTTAATCTTAATATTCAAAATTCCGTCAATTTTCTACCTTTGAATTCTTTATAAATCATAAAAAAACACAAAGACATAAACGCGTTATGCCCTTGTGTTACTAATTTAAATATATTTTCTTAAGGATGTACTACAGGTGCAACCTTTGCTTGTGTAGCTTCAATTAACTCTTTCACAGCTATATTAATTTGCATGCCTCTTTCCCCACCACTAACATATATTTCATTTAAATTTACTGCTTGTTGATCAATAATCGTTGGAAATAATCGCTTCATTCCAATGGGTGAACAACCACCCCGAACATATCCAGTAACTTTCTTTAAATCATCTAAAGGCATTAAATGAAGTTTCTT
It encodes the following:
- a CDS encoding hemolysin family protein, with the protein product METVTIMNLVIFFLLIALTTVFVGSEFALVKVRTTRIEQLAAEGNGSARVVKKMVKNLDYYLSACQLGITVTSLGLGWLGEPTFNKLLHPLFEAIHLPAALTTTISFIVAFIIVTYLHVVLGELAPKTLAIQHTEKLALLYSRPLYYFGIVMKPLIWLMNGSARMIIRMFGVDPDANNDAMSEEEIKIIINNSYNGGEINQTELAYMQNIFSFDERHAKDIMVPRTQMITLNEPFNVDELLDTIKEHQFTRYPITEDGDKDHVKGFLNVKEFLTEYASGKQIKVSNYIHDLPMISETTRISDALIRMQREHVHISLIIDEYGGTAGILTMEDILEEIVGEIRDEFDDDEVNDVVKLSDNKYQINGRVLLDDLNDQFGIEFVDSDDIDTIGGWLQAHNTNLQQNDFVDTEYDRWVISEIDNHQIINVILKFEYNDTRPTLEEDEDEEDNDK
- a CDS encoding aldo/keto reductase, which codes for MINDTYYLNNSYPMPKVGLGVYKISEEEMDIAVETALEVGYRAFDTAYFYKNEIALGNALKKSDVEREDLFITSKLWNDYQGYDQTIEFFTKSLENLGTDYLDLFLIHWPCEADGLFIESYKAMEKLYEDGKIRAIGVCNFNKHHLEKLMEETDVVPAVNQIEVHPYFNQQELQDFCDKHDIAVTAWMPLMRNKGLLEHKLITDMASRYDKTPAQIVLRWHLAHNRLIIPKSKTPERIRENYDIFDFNLELTDIAEIDSLDRGDRQGNDPENVRIGTLK
- the nagA gene encoding N-acetylglucosamine-6-phosphate deacetylase, translating into MTEYVIENGRIYTEYETIERGYIIVKDGKIAGVGKGIYEGKLTKYDAKGQHILPGFIDIHIHGGYGEDAMDASFDGINHLAKSLLSEGTTSFLATTMTQSDENITKALENIVNYQQQQDKLNTADIVGIHLEGPFISEHKVGAQNPEYVQKPTIEKIRQFQDTANHQIKVITFAPEVEGAEEILKALHDKIRFSMGHTVATFEEANKAVNNGAKHVTHLYNAGTPFEHRNPGLFGAAWTNDGLSTELIVDGIHAHPAAIQIAYKQKGNKRFFLITDAMRAKGMPDGEYDLGGQNVIVKGSEARLETGALAGSILKMNEGLKNLIQYTGDTLEHLWRVTSLNQAIALDINHQKGSLQVGKDADIVIVDDEINVQTTIKEGQIHNFEK
- a CDS encoding PTS fructose transporter subunit IIABC; protein product: MRITELLTKDTIAMDLTSNDKNGVIDELVNQLDKAGKLNDLTSFKEAIHNRESQSTTGIGEGIAIPHAKVAAVETPAIAFGKSKAGVDYQSLDMQPAHLFFMIAAPEGGAQTHLDALAKLSGVLMDENVRKDLLNATSPQELLQIIDKADDEATEEEEAETEAVTTSAATDENEPYVLAVTACPTGIAHTYMARDALKKQAEKMNVKIKVETNGSGGIKNHLTEDDINRASGVIVAADVHVETDRFDGKNVVEVPVADGIKRPEELINMAQDTSRKAFVARGNKNHSQAESNEKQGVGKTIYKHLMNGVSNMLPLVIAGGILMAIVFLFGANSFDPKSSEHNAFAEQLWNIGNKSAFALIIPILAGYIARSIADKPGFAAGLVGGMLAVSGDSGFIGGILAGFLAGYLTQGIKKAVSGLPQALEGLKPTLIFPVFSVAITGLLMIYVLNPPASWLNNLLLNGLESLSGTNIMLLGLVIGAMMAIDMGGPFNKAAYVFATAALTEGNAAPITAAMIGGMVPPIAIATAMLIFRKKFTKEQRGSVVPNYVMGLSFITEGAIPYAAADPLRVIPSMMVGSGIAGAIALGLGSSIQAPHGGIFVIVGTDFSHVLQSLIAIIIGAIVSAIMYGLLKPKLSEDEIRASQAMNE
- the pfkB gene encoding 1-phosphofructokinase; the encoded protein is MIYTVTFNPSIDYIMFAKDFELSGLNRATETYKFAGGKGINVSRVLKTLGIQSTALGFAGGFPGQFIEDTLQQADINTNFVRTTEDTRINVKLKTDNETEINAPGPTITNEQFETLLTQIKHTSAQDIVIVAGSIPKSVPSDAYEQIAKITQETGARLVVDAEKDLVETVLKYKPLFIKPNKDELEVMFNTSIRSDKEVMNYAREILGMGATSVIISLGGDGAIYVDDKHSYKAIVPNGHVVNTVGSGDSTVAGMVAGLETGLTIKDAFKQAVSAGTATAFNDDLATEHAIEEIKAQVMITTLDGSV
- a CDS encoding DeoR/GlpR family DNA-binding transcription regulator, which codes for MITEKRHEVILTELSEKDFLTLQELIDRTGCSASTIRRDLSKLQQMGKLKRVHGGATLNQSSVLEPNLADKRSTNLREKQEIGRLAACQIEDNDCIYLDAGSTTLEIIPYIKAKDIIVVTNGLTHVEELLKQGIRTLILGGEVKSTTFATVGSSAIKTLNRYRFDKVFVGMNGIDLKYGLTTPDEHEAVIKNQAMELGAQNFVVVDHSKFNKVYFAHVLLNEEITLITSKKAIESTTFKCFAEKYNFIGGTL